The sequence GAATGTCGGCTCAATTCTGCTGAAACTCGAGAATTACAGCCCCTATTTGCTCGACGTTTTAGGGAGTTTTGGTGCCCATTTGGTGTGCTTTTCCTTGTGCAAGGtgggggtttttttttttatggggTTTACTTTTCCGTCGAAAGGTCATTATACCTAGGAAATTGAAAGGAATAACCATGACGAAATTGGATATTTAAGTACATGAAAagtcaataaattttattttataaaattttaaaaacaactgCCATTCACATAtctcttttatatttttttgaagcaATAATTAGATATGCAATCAAAATATGATACTTTTAGTTATTgtaaagtttaaaatatttaagttttacTGTTAATTTTagttatagtttttggtaaaatgaCAAATGTTTAATCATGTAAATGGTATGAAGAAAAATGTAACATGTTTGATTTTATACATTGTAATCAGTTCAATTTTCAGGAagagaatttttattaaataataattgtttttgcTGATAGAACGATTGAAATATGACAATTGTATTgtcatatattaataaatattaaacaaGCGGTGTTTAATAACACACAAGGACATCAAAATCAAacaacaaatttaaaattattaaatgtcaCATTTAATTGAATAATCCAGCTGCCAATTCATGTCATGCATGGCCTAAATAGCTGGATTATATCTATGTATGTTTGATAATTATCATTTAATAGAATGTTACATATCATCCGCCCATGAATACATAtggtatgatttaaaaaatttgaattacaCGATTATTATCAgctataaattttgataaaccgGCTACTGATGTGGTCGATCACACAAGATTCATCATCTAAAATCATAACATGCCTAATATATTAATGTATATTAAACCTGATATACTGATAATGAAATCAATCTTGAATTATAATTGCCaaaaagttaattttaagaaatggtatataacatattaaaaatgtgAAACTATGTTATTTTCCAACATGGACTTGCCTtccttttataaattttaaaattctctacaattttatatttgctaATACACGTATATTATATAAACTAAATCTATAATTATATGCTTTtgagaattaaaaataattttttaaatgttgaaATTCAATTATATATCATTAAACTAATtcgtttttaatttgtttatgaTATGGATTGATtggattttaaatatatgaattGGATAATTATTTGCATAAGTGAGATTTGAATTAAATCTCAAgatttattatttgaataatgGATCAATATTTTGACATTAACAtggattaaaaattaaaaaatatatggtgtattacgaaaatattatatttatatatatctatatttatacTATTAATTAAAATTGAGCCATTTATAGTAACCGATTTGGTCTGTCAAATATATTTTAACTAAACTAAtgcaaatattaataaaaaaaaggggGGAAAACTACCAATCctaaaaaaagggaaaaactTATTCAATTAATCAAACTGGAAACcatattataattttcaaaaatcattttttcaaaaattaaatattatataaaacacATCGCGTGTGCCAATCACTAGTATGAATTAACTCTTCATGctacttaaaaataataattaagaaaagTATTCATTCATCCTATCAAATTTTTGTCATTTGTTTTTCAAAACTAAATTGAactattataaaaaaaagaaaaaattgcaattttgataatgtatatttgttttttttagaattttgatCTTCTGTATTGTCAAATTTTAGTCTTAATATTCTAACTTTGTTTTGTTTATAAATTCAATCATTTTCTCGACATAGTGCTTATATGGAACCGATGCACCATTGTCGTGGTACCGATATGATGACAATGCGTGTACACCTTCACATTAGTACACCGaaaatcgtaaaaaaaaaatccaaaattgtTTAGGCTTCTTCACTAGAAACCTCATAATATACATGAGCAATCCTCCTTCCTCAAAACATTTCCAAACAACCCCTTAATTCCTCATCGACAGATCACTAAAAAGctccatatatatatcatgGAGCTTCACTCCAGGAAAAATCAAGCACCAActcaaaaaataaagaattgcttTACCGGATTAATGTAAGAGATTGTAATTGAAGCAATATTAAAGCATAAAGTGTCAAACCAACTCTCACAACTTTTGGATTATATCATTGTGTCTCTTGGCTGTATCATTTGATTCCAAAATGCATCTATATCAAATATTTACTAAAAGTTGCATTGTTAATGGATGTATAATTCATGGAAAGACACATTCATTCATGAAAAGACACGTCCATTAATGGAAAGATACATTCATTCATAGGAAGACACTTCATGAAATGACGTAACTCTCCATTGTGTGAAGCCTCATTGCAtgtttttcgattgtgtgaAGCCGAGAAAACATAGTCAACCCAACAAGGTTAGCTAGTAGGTTGTGTCCCGTATATATACACAAAACATGGTATGTGGTCTAGCTAGAGCAAGGGTCCTCAATTAATCACAGGAAAAATGGCAATTAGTCAAAAGATTCGACAAACAATAATTACAATCCAGCACGAAAGAATTTATTAAATTGATGGTGGGACTCGTTTTCTAAATCCCTCCCCAAAAAAATTaagtaatatatatttcaatatttgatttacatttaaaatttaaataaagctGGATTTTAGGCATATATAGTAGCAACTAGCAAGATACTGTCACTCACTCTAGCTTCAAAGAAAGTCATGCAAAAACCAATTGCAATGTCCCTTGCAAATCTCCTCGTATTTATCTTCCCTTTTCTCCTCCAACTCAGCCCGCTGCCACAAGTTTCCGGCTTGGGCATCAACTATGGGACAGTCGGAAATAACCTCCCGCCGCCCAAGAGGGTGGCTCAGCTGCTTCAGTCCACCCTCATTAACAAGGTCAAGATTTATGACACCGACCCAGAAATCCTCGAAGCCTTCTCAAACACAGGCATAGACCTCATTGTTGCTGTTGAAAACTCACATGTTGCCAACTTGAGCTCCGACCCTCATGCTGCCGATGAGTGGTTCACCAGCCGCGTCGCCCCCTTCATTCCGGCCACCTCCATAGTAGCAATCAATATAGGAAATGAGTACTTAACAGCAGACGATAAGCTTGATCAGAAAGCTCTTTTCCAAGCCATTCAGAACATGCACTCAGTCTTACTTGCACGTGGCTTGGACCGGAAAATCAAGGTCACAACACCGCACAGTATGGCTGTTCTTGCTTCCTCCTTTCCTCCATCCGCTTCCACTTTCGCTGTCACGCTCCTCCCTGCCATGACAGCTATTGTTGGATTCTTGGCAGACACCGGTGCCCCTTTCATGGTGAATGCATACCCTTATTTCGCATACCGAGACAATCCTAGAACAATCAACCTAGAGTATGCGTTACTAGGCAATGGCACCAGGGTACAAGATCCTAAGGGGTACGTGTACACCAATATGTTGGATGCACAAATCGACAGTGTTAGATCAGCCATTACTTCATTAGGATTCGGCAACCGTTCAATCAAGATTGTCGTGTCCGAGTCTGGTTGGCCATCAAAAGGCGAAGCCGGTGAGACAGCAGTGACACCTGAAAATGCAAGGACTTACAACACAAGATTAATCGAACGGGCGCAGGCAAATAAAGGGACCCCCATGAGGCCGAACGAAAATATAGacattttccttttctctcTGTTCAACGAGAACAAGAAACAAGGAGGTGCAAGTGAAAGGAATTTCGGGATCTTCAATGGCGACGGCTCTAAAGTGTACGAGCTGGATCTGAGCTGCCAGTTTTGTTCTGGCGATAAACTAGAGTTTGGGGAGAAAACATCAGTGGCAGCAAGCACTAGGGGTCCTTCCGTATGGTGCGTGGCGAAACCACACGCAGATGACAAAGTGATTCAGGCTGTCCTGGACTTTTGCTGCGGACCTGGCGGTGTAGACTGTAGGGAAATTTATGAAAATGGAGATTGTTTCGGGCCGGATAAGATACACGCACACGCTTCATATGCCATGAATGCATACTATCAGATGCATGGAAGGAACTACTGGAACTGTGATTTCAAAGGAACTGGCCTTGTTACGTTCAGTGATCCAAGTACGTTTCTCGATATTCCTATGCTACACATTTGCCCCATACAATATTCTTGATTAGCATACGTTTTAGATCGAATGAATGTTGCATTTTCTTGCCTATTCTCTCTAATGGATGTCCATCTTACACATGTTTGTTTCAGGCTATGGAAGATGTCGATATGCACATCAGTAACAGGACATATCCACTTTCTTGTTCTACGTCAAATTATAATCCAAACGAGTCTGAAATGGGGCAGAAAGTCTATCATGGGGAGAAGATAAAGTTAATTCCTCCACAATCAGAGGCTTTTTAAGTTTGAAAAACGAAAGTGTCtattttttagagaagaagaaaagTGTCTTTTGTCTGTGGCATGTTTCCACATTTTCTGAGAAAATAGCTCCACTGATCTTGCAGGAAATGAATTTCCCACCTATTAAGATTGttctatttgaatttttaagcaTCCGaggagggttttttttttttggtaaatttcatttttggtaagttttttttatttttggtcggtaattagcattttttttttcaatcttaGTCTTTTTTGGGAGGTGAGACATAGATACATATCAATGTTAGTCACCACGTCACTATTTTCCAATACCACTCGAGCAATTCAatgaaaaattactaaaatcgAAATAAGTGTAAATTAGACCGTTAATATCGTAAATTGACCGACTAACCTGACGAAAATGAAAAAGATTATTTTCCTTAACttgaaaaacaataatttaaaataaaaattgattactcataataataaattttaagaagCACCGAAAGagattaataatattatataatagaaTTAAATGGTACAAATCACTTTATcaacataaataaatcaagCTAGTTATTGAAATGTTTATTGTATTAAATGGAATGAAAGCGTGTTTTATTATTAGTCATAACCAGTTCATTATAAGTCCCCGTTTAATTTCACAAAAACGAGTGGAAAGGTggatatgagaaaattaaaagtcatgTAAGTTATTTTCTACTCGTAAAATCAATGAGTGAGCTAATtattgagtgcaataattgtccgtTGGGTAGAGCAATCGAAGCACGATGCTTGAAATattgtacaatttaaaatatgtgaGTTGCACTGTTACAAAAAAACTATAGCTTTTAGTAAAGCAGCAAGTGTTTCGTCATACAATAATCTTTATAAATACATTATTGTGATGATAATTGATTAGCATTTGTTAGGGTattaaaacttttcataatatatattttatatctttgttttattattttgaaatcaaagtaattaattcaataaataCAANatttttaatccaatgatttagattttttatttaccttttcattatgtaaattaaattaattaaagtttagaaataactcattattgaattgtgaattttctttggaatcttattaatttttttccatgtcctcatgtgacagttttctagaatttatgtgtttaaattaaagttttttgcaaccgaaatttttttgcggtttatatttataaattatttaaataaaatacggtAAAAAATCGTTGCGATTTGAGCTGTCAATTTGGGTTGGTTCTATCGGTTTGGCATACACCGCCAAA comes from Primulina huaijiensis isolate GDHJ02 chromosome 5, ASM1229523v2, whole genome shotgun sequence and encodes:
- the LOC140976622 gene encoding glucan endo-1,3-beta-glucosidase 12-like, whose translation is MQKPIAMSLANLLVFIFPFLLQLSPLPQVSGLGINYGTVGNNLPPPKRVAQLLQSTLINKVKIYDTDPEILEAFSNTGIDLIVAVENSHVANLSSDPHAADEWFTSRVAPFIPATSIVAINIGNEYLTADDKLDQKALFQAIQNMHSVLLARGLDRKIKVTTPHSMAVLASSFPPSASTFAVTLLPAMTAIVGFLADTGAPFMVNAYPYFAYRDNPRTINLEYALLGNGTRVQDPKGYVYTNMLDAQIDSVRSAITSLGFGNRSIKIVVSESGWPSKGEAGETAVTPENARTYNTRLIERAQANKGTPMRPNENIDIFLFSLFNENKKQGGASERNFGIFNGDGSKVYELDLSCQFCSGDKLEFGEKTSVAASTRGPSVWCVAKPHADDKVIQAVLDFCCGPGGVDCREIYENGDCFGPDKIHAHASYAMNAYYQMHGRNYWNCDFKGTGLVTFSDPSYGRCRYAHQ